A part of Gemmatimonas groenlandica genomic DNA contains:
- a CDS encoding type II secretion system protein yields MMRLTRPRRRGFTLIELLITMTILGLLGTMVTAVMVGQQRFFQRTTQQMDVRRELRTAVNVMSAELRSVSSAAGDIVAFDRMSITFRDVLGSSVVCATPTRAQVDLVPTTASRMQLSNFASDPSVGDTVVVLRNDSSGVAGEYWSAHRITSVSSSAVTCPLSPYVDALLDVGKSRLRLGVTPNLPDSVVAGAPLRLLRTTRYALSTQSSGAWYLGRSEYAGGAWTAAVPVAGPFQAANASGAGGLGLAMYDSVGVAVTAIASSNRIARIDVVARASGESSSGKMGSSSTAITDSLLVSVALRNRR; encoded by the coding sequence ATGATGCGTTTGACCCGACCGCGACGCCGCGGATTCACGCTCATCGAATTGCTGATCACGATGACGATACTGGGGCTGCTCGGCACGATGGTGACGGCCGTGATGGTGGGACAACAGCGCTTCTTCCAGCGAACCACGCAGCAGATGGACGTGCGTCGCGAATTACGGACGGCGGTGAACGTGATGTCTGCCGAATTGCGCAGCGTGTCATCGGCGGCGGGTGATATCGTGGCGTTCGATCGCATGTCGATCACCTTTCGCGACGTGCTGGGTTCGTCGGTGGTGTGTGCCACACCGACCCGCGCACAGGTGGATCTCGTACCGACCACCGCATCGCGAATGCAACTATCGAACTTTGCGAGTGACCCGTCGGTCGGTGATACGGTGGTGGTGTTGCGCAACGATTCATCCGGCGTGGCCGGCGAATATTGGTCGGCGCACCGCATCACGAGCGTGTCGAGCAGCGCGGTGACGTGCCCGCTGTCGCCGTACGTCGATGCGCTGCTGGACGTCGGCAAGTCACGCCTGCGTCTCGGTGTGACGCCGAACCTGCCCGACTCCGTCGTGGCCGGCGCGCCGCTTCGCCTGTTGCGCACCACGCGGTACGCGCTGTCCACGCAGAGCTCCGGGGCCTGGTACCTCGGCCGCTCCGAGTATGCCGGTGGGGCATGGACAGCGGCCGTTCCTGTTGCGGGTCCTTTCCAGGCCGCTAATGCGTCGGGTGCTGGCGGTCTTGGTCTCGCGATGTACGACAGCGTGGGCGTGGCGGTGACGGCAATCGCCTCCAGCAACCGCATTGCCCGTATCGATGTCGTGGCGCGCGCCTCCGGCGAAAGCAGCTCCGGCAAGATGGGTTCGAGTTCCACGGCCATCACCGACTCGCTGCTGGTGAGCGTTGCCCTCCGGAATCGCCGATGA
- a CDS encoding penicillin-binding protein 1A — MEAEANNTPTSAATAAALPAVSWRTRLVKPLLYAGALAVAGTLTTASWWWSCGWQGCPTPAQLRAWKPTEGGALLARDSAFVSALSPVNRTNVPLSRVPAQVQAAFIAVEDRRFHAHHGVDWYGVGRATVANLAAGSVREGASTITMQLARNVFLGNRATERTFGRKLLEWRYATLLEASLSKQDILERYLNAIYLGNGVYGVEGASRDLFGKSVANISLGEAAMLAGLPKAPSSYSPRRDKSRALARRAVVFDVLLREGVADSATIQAVRSKPLKLSRAEWAPARAVDSWAVEAVRVTLDSLRKAGVIPKALNDAQLRVWSTIDRRAQIAGERAIAAGAWQIDQERAYGGFAVSSAGSRTQGALVALDPATGALRAIVGGRRIERKGFNRALRAKRQPGSTFKPFVYAEALRQGFTAATMLEDEPVEIDIGRTTWTPANYGDNYAGHITMRDALARSANAATVRLSSKLSVQRIADLAHAQGIVSELPIVPALALGAGAVTPLELTAAYAPFGNGGTRVSPFLVERVEDQFGRVIWSHPRTAGVKVLEVTDAFLITSLLQGVVDRGTGRPVRDAGIRGPVAGKTGTTNDGTDVWFVGYTPTLVASVWFGADDPQPLGWNASGGRLAAPVWARFLRDGWHSPEEDSAWMQPGGIETKQIDIGTGKLASDWCGPSRREFFVRGSAPKESCENDPYLAMRDAEPPDWHDSTGGAPGEIDPAQIAEAVSGVLEAVGGNGKARAAADRIMVELRKAQREAAREARREAERMRREMQSAPQPPVPPRPPRGRD; from the coding sequence ATGGAGGCTGAAGCTAACAACACGCCGACGTCGGCCGCGACAGCAGCCGCGCTACCGGCCGTGTCGTGGCGCACACGGCTGGTCAAGCCCCTGCTCTATGCTGGGGCTCTCGCCGTTGCGGGTACGCTTACCACGGCATCGTGGTGGTGGTCGTGTGGGTGGCAAGGATGCCCCACGCCCGCTCAACTGCGCGCCTGGAAGCCCACCGAGGGTGGTGCCCTGCTGGCACGCGACAGCGCGTTCGTGAGTGCGCTCTCACCCGTGAATCGTACCAACGTTCCACTGAGCCGAGTCCCGGCGCAGGTGCAAGCGGCCTTCATTGCCGTCGAAGATCGGCGCTTTCACGCCCATCATGGTGTCGACTGGTACGGGGTCGGTCGCGCAACGGTTGCCAATCTTGCCGCCGGCAGCGTGCGCGAAGGTGCCAGCACCATCACGATGCAACTCGCCCGCAACGTATTCCTCGGGAACCGGGCCACCGAGCGGACCTTCGGTCGCAAGCTCCTCGAATGGCGCTATGCCACGCTGCTCGAGGCGTCGCTCTCCAAGCAAGACATCCTCGAGCGCTATCTCAACGCGATCTACCTCGGCAATGGAGTGTACGGCGTCGAGGGGGCAAGCCGCGATCTCTTCGGGAAGTCGGTCGCCAATATCTCGCTCGGCGAAGCCGCGATGCTGGCCGGTCTGCCCAAGGCGCCATCGTCGTACTCGCCGCGCCGCGACAAATCGCGCGCGCTGGCGCGTCGCGCCGTCGTGTTCGATGTACTGCTGCGCGAGGGCGTGGCCGACAGCGCCACCATTCAGGCCGTGCGCAGCAAGCCGCTCAAGCTCTCGCGTGCGGAATGGGCGCCGGCACGGGCGGTCGATTCGTGGGCCGTCGAAGCGGTGCGCGTCACCCTCGACTCGTTGCGCAAAGCCGGTGTGATCCCCAAGGCGCTCAACGATGCGCAACTGCGCGTGTGGAGCACGATCGACCGACGTGCGCAGATAGCCGGCGAACGCGCGATTGCGGCGGGTGCGTGGCAAATCGACCAGGAGCGCGCCTACGGCGGCTTCGCCGTGAGCAGCGCCGGTTCGCGCACGCAAGGCGCTTTGGTCGCTCTCGATCCCGCGACCGGCGCCTTGCGTGCGATCGTCGGTGGCCGACGCATCGAGCGCAAGGGCTTCAATCGCGCCCTACGCGCCAAGCGGCAGCCGGGCAGCACGTTCAAGCCGTTCGTGTACGCCGAAGCGCTGCGTCAGGGCTTCACCGCCGCCACCATGCTCGAAGACGAACCGGTCGAGATCGACATCGGTCGTACCACATGGACGCCCGCCAACTACGGTGACAACTACGCGGGACACATTACGATGCGTGACGCGCTGGCGCGTTCAGCGAACGCCGCCACCGTACGCCTGAGCAGCAAGTTGAGTGTGCAGCGCATTGCGGATCTCGCGCATGCGCAAGGCATTGTGAGCGAACTGCCTATCGTGCCCGCGCTCGCGCTCGGCGCCGGGGCTGTGACACCGCTCGAACTCACCGCCGCGTATGCGCCATTCGGCAACGGCGGTACGCGCGTGAGTCCATTTCTCGTGGAGCGCGTCGAAGATCAGTTCGGACGTGTGATCTGGAGTCATCCGCGCACGGCCGGCGTCAAGGTGCTCGAAGTAACCGACGCGTTTCTCATCACGTCGCTGCTGCAGGGCGTCGTCGATCGCGGCACCGGTCGTCCGGTGCGTGACGCCGGCATTCGTGGGCCGGTCGCGGGCAAGACCGGCACCACCAACGACGGCACCGACGTCTGGTTCGTCGGATACACGCCCACCCTGGTGGCGAGTGTGTGGTTCGGCGCCGATGACCCGCAGCCACTGGGCTGGAACGCCTCGGGTGGTCGTCTGGCCGCGCCGGTGTGGGCGCGCTTCCTGCGCGACGGCTGGCACAGCCCGGAGGAAGACAGCGCGTGGATGCAGCCGGGCGGTATCGAGACGAAGCAGATCGACATCGGCACCGGCAAGCTGGCCAGCGATTGGTGCGGCCCATCGCGTCGCGAGTTCTTCGTGCGCGGCAGCGCGCCCAAGGAATCGTGCGAGAACGATCCCTATCTCGCCATGCGTGATGCCGAGCCGCCTGACTGGCATGACAGCACGGGTGGAGCGCCGGGGGAGATCGATCCGGCGCAGATCGCTGAGGCCGTGAGCGGCGTGCTCGAAGCGGTAGGCGGCAACGGTAAGGCACGCGCGGCCGCCGACCGCATCATGGTGGAGTTGCGCAAGGCACAGCGCGAAGCGGCGCGCGAGGCGCGACGTGAAGCGGAGCGGATGCGGCGTGAGATGCAGTCCGCTCCGCAACCGCCAGTGCCGCCGCGCCCACCCCGCGGGCGCGACTGA
- the thyX gene encoding FAD-dependent thymidylate synthase — translation MPLSDAAILREPKITVLARPQFVEASHLPVQWIGESTDGERLAEFAGRLCYMSQRNPAGRTTRDYLENIKKQGHGSVLEHASYSILFEGVSRSLTHELVRHRAGFAYSQLSQRYVDESDAQFVMPPAMIGDEPLEQAWRAQVTSAVESYISLVESLMTRYSWVDDKVHRRKMAREAARGVLPNSTETKIVVTANARAWRTMLELRSSEGAELEIRRLAVMALRVLQQEAPAFFSDFEIYEGADRREAARISYHKV, via the coding sequence ATGCCGCTCTCTGACGCCGCGATTCTCCGCGAGCCCAAGATCACCGTGCTCGCTCGTCCCCAGTTCGTCGAGGCCAGCCACCTGCCGGTGCAGTGGATCGGCGAATCCACCGACGGCGAGCGGCTCGCTGAATTTGCCGGCCGACTCTGCTACATGAGCCAGCGGAATCCGGCCGGCCGGACCACGCGGGATTATCTCGAGAACATCAAGAAGCAGGGCCACGGCAGCGTGCTCGAACATGCGAGCTACTCGATCCTCTTCGAGGGCGTGAGCCGGTCGCTCACGCACGAGTTGGTGCGCCACCGTGCGGGCTTCGCGTACTCCCAGCTGTCGCAGCGCTATGTCGATGAAAGCGACGCGCAGTTTGTCATGCCGCCGGCCATGATCGGTGACGAGCCACTCGAGCAGGCGTGGCGCGCGCAGGTTACCAGCGCGGTGGAGAGTTACATCTCGCTGGTCGAGTCGCTGATGACGCGGTACTCGTGGGTGGACGACAAGGTGCACCGCCGGAAAATGGCGCGCGAAGCGGCCCGCGGCGTGCTGCCGAACAGCACGGAAACCAAGATCGTGGTGACCGCGAACGCACGCGCCTGGCGCACGATGCTCGAACTGCGCTCGAGCGAAGGAGCCGAGCTCGAGATTCGTCGATTGGCGGTGATGGCACTGCGCGTGTTGCAGCAGGAAGCACCGGCATTCTTCAGCGACTTCGAGATCTACGAAGGCGCGGATCGGCGGGAAGCGGCGCGGATTTCGTACCACAAGGTGTAG
- a CDS encoding DUF1800 domain-containing protein: MSILRPSFPPVLALCLATLGCATTAPQSSAGSSASANRAPASSAASAAREQTADQQVHHVLNRLAFGARPGDVEAVRAMGVDAWIDRQLYPERIPDAASEQFVARFASLGKTGEQLLADAPPPAAILAQLQRRGGNMTAADSAKLREQGRQSYAFLGELASSRVARAVISERQLNEVMVDFWENHFNVFAGKDRTRYFLPEYDAQTIRPHALGTFRELLGAVAKSPAMLYYLDNWQSVADSGRPTLRAAQRPVNARQAARRAAAVQQRLAQNPQAQQLAQQLAQRRRGLNENYARELMELHTLGVDGGYTQQDVIEVARALTGWTISRGAQGGGFAFRGEVHDASAKTILGKSFAANKGVEEGEAVLDLLASHPSTAKFIATKLARRFVSDTPPAALVERATATFRRTNGDIRAVVRTIVTSPEFFASASYRAKVKSPFELVASTMRAMNAQPDATPRTSQLVSRLGQPIFGHQAPNGYPETGDAWMNTGAILNRINFGLAAASGRVPGIKLAAWPLTAELAKTSREAQVDGVIKELFGGAVSTDTRQVLLTGTNPFLQQHGGANDSLLVADDDAAMMGGMASGMASGMASGDMTASARKQAASERRAARAPVAQQQQAAGREAVRPERGGTLTQSIGSLPQLTGFVQIVGLALGAPEFQRR, translated from the coding sequence TTGTCGATTCTCCGCCCGTCTTTCCCCCCCGTGTTGGCGCTCTGTCTGGCCACACTGGGCTGCGCCACTACGGCGCCACAGTCTTCCGCCGGCTCCTCCGCGTCCGCGAACCGCGCCCCCGCCAGTTCCGCGGCGTCCGCGGCGCGCGAGCAGACGGCCGATCAGCAGGTGCATCATGTGCTCAATCGCCTGGCCTTCGGCGCCCGACCGGGCGACGTGGAGGCGGTACGGGCTATGGGCGTTGATGCCTGGATCGACCGTCAGCTGTATCCCGAGCGCATTCCGGACGCCGCCTCCGAGCAGTTCGTGGCCCGCTTTGCCTCGTTGGGCAAAACCGGTGAGCAGTTACTGGCCGACGCGCCACCGCCGGCCGCCATCCTGGCCCAGCTGCAGCGTCGCGGCGGCAACATGACCGCGGCCGATTCAGCCAAGCTGCGCGAACAGGGCCGGCAGTCGTACGCCTTTCTGGGTGAACTCGCCTCCAGCCGGGTGGCGCGCGCGGTAATCAGCGAGCGGCAGCTCAACGAGGTCATGGTCGATTTCTGGGAGAATCACTTCAACGTGTTCGCCGGCAAGGATCGCACGCGGTACTTCCTTCCCGAGTACGACGCCCAGACGATTCGCCCCCATGCCCTTGGCACCTTCCGCGAACTTCTGGGCGCGGTCGCCAAGAGCCCGGCGATGCTCTATTACCTCGACAACTGGCAGAGTGTCGCTGACAGCGGTCGCCCCACGCTGCGCGCCGCACAGCGCCCCGTGAATGCGCGCCAAGCCGCCCGTCGCGCGGCGGCGGTGCAGCAGCGCCTCGCGCAGAATCCGCAGGCACAGCAGTTGGCGCAGCAACTCGCGCAGCGTCGGCGTGGTTTGAACGAGAACTACGCGCGGGAACTGATGGAGCTGCACACGCTGGGCGTCGACGGCGGGTACACGCAGCAGGATGTGATCGAAGTGGCGCGCGCGCTCACCGGTTGGACGATCTCGCGCGGCGCACAGGGTGGCGGCTTCGCGTTTCGCGGAGAGGTGCACGACGCGAGCGCGAAGACGATCCTCGGCAAGTCGTTCGCCGCCAACAAGGGCGTGGAAGAGGGAGAGGCCGTGCTCGACTTGCTGGCGTCGCATCCGAGCACCGCGAAGTTCATCGCGACGAAGCTGGCGCGTCGGTTCGTGAGTGATACGCCGCCGGCGGCTTTGGTGGAGCGCGCGACTGCCACCTTCCGTCGCACGAATGGCGACATTCGCGCCGTCGTGCGCACGATCGTGACGAGCCCGGAGTTCTTCGCGTCGGCGAGCTATCGCGCCAAGGTGAAATCGCCATTCGAGCTGGTCGCCAGCACGATGCGGGCGATGAACGCGCAGCCCGATGCCACACCGCGCACGTCGCAGTTGGTGAGCCGCCTTGGCCAGCCGATTTTCGGTCACCAGGCGCCCAACGGATATCCTGAAACGGGCGACGCGTGGATGAACACGGGCGCGATTCTCAATCGCATCAACTTCGGACTCGCTGCCGCGTCGGGTCGCGTGCCGGGGATCAAACTGGCGGCGTGGCCACTCACGGCGGAGCTGGCGAAGACCTCGCGCGAAGCCCAAGTGGACGGGGTGATCAAGGAGCTGTTCGGCGGCGCCGTGAGCACCGACACTCGGCAGGTGCTGCTGACCGGCACCAACCCGTTTCTGCAACAGCACGGCGGGGCGAACGACTCGCTGCTGGTGGCCGACGATGATGCGGCCATGATGGGTGGCATGGCCAGCGGCATGGCCAGCGGCATGGCCAGCGGCGACATGACGGCGAGTGCGCGCAAGCAGGCCGCCAGTGAACGGAGGGCGGCACGGGCTCCCGTGGCACAGCAGCAACAGGCGGCTGGTCGCGAAGCAGTGCGACCGGAACGCGGCGGCACGCTCACACAATCGATCGGATCGTTGCCGCAACTCACAGGCTTCGTCCAGATCGTCGGCCTCGCGCTCGGGGCTCCTGAATTTCAACGCCGCTGA
- a CDS encoding MarR family winged helix-turn-helix transcriptional regulator, translating to MPEGTSTRTLQEEIQQSRPFRSQSQEATIALMRTASVVSRRFARVVEPHGLSLAQYNVLRILRGAGVDGLPTLAIRDRMIDEGSTVTRLLDKLEKASLVSRDRSRPDRRQVLCKITKPGEALLAMLDAQIDAADLATMAMLTSEQRESLLSILSAIRSELSE from the coding sequence ATGCCCGAAGGCACGTCGACTCGCACGCTGCAGGAAGAGATCCAACAATCCCGACCCTTCCGCTCCCAGTCGCAGGAGGCAACCATCGCCCTCATGCGGACGGCGTCGGTCGTGAGCCGACGGTTTGCACGGGTCGTCGAGCCGCATGGCCTGAGCCTCGCGCAGTACAACGTGCTCCGCATCCTCCGTGGCGCCGGCGTGGACGGGCTCCCCACCTTGGCGATCCGGGACCGCATGATCGACGAAGGGTCGACCGTGACCCGCCTGCTCGACAAGCTGGAAAAGGCGTCGCTCGTGTCGCGGGATCGCTCCCGTCCTGACCGTCGGCAGGTGCTGTGCAAGATCACGAAGCCGGGAGAAGCGCTGCTGGCCATGCTCGACGCGCAAATCGACGCGGCCGATCTTGCCACCATGGCGATGCTGACGTCGGAGCAGCGCGAATCGTTGCTGTCGATTCTCTCGGCGATCCGATCAGAGCTCAGCGAATAA
- a CDS encoding DUF1501 domain-containing protein gives MSFFNNPVNRRVFLKGGALSLVTLGLSPSFLRRTALAMELPRAVRGKTLIVLFQRGAADALNVLVPFGDKNYYAARPQLAIATPARVGGSANAAGAIDLDGFYGLHPSLASFKPMWDRGMLSPIHAVGSPSATRSHFDAQDYMETGTPDRKGTTDGWLNRYLAVQGTCEASSCTPGSAPGSASAPFRAVAMTAQTPRILEGASPVVAMNSIDEFSIRTNGGEAQRRIEALYRTGSSDVVHGSGSDMFEALKVLRAANPQQYRPAAGVEYPRSQFGQRLLQIAQLIKSGVGLEVAFADVGGWDTHVNQGGAQGQLAGRLGDFSQSIAALVADLGDRMDDVVILTCSEFGRTVRQNGTGGTDHGHAGAMFVIGGSLRAPKKVHGRWPGLAPEQLYEGRDLALTTDFRAVFSELASKHLGAAQLPKIFPGYGGFEKEWLGVL, from the coding sequence ATGTCTTTCTTCAACAATCCCGTGAATCGCCGGGTGTTTCTCAAGGGTGGCGCGCTGTCGCTGGTCACGCTGGGTCTCTCGCCCAGCTTCCTGCGACGCACCGCTCTCGCGATGGAGCTGCCGCGCGCGGTGCGCGGCAAAACGCTGATCGTCCTGTTTCAGCGCGGCGCGGCTGATGCGCTGAATGTGCTGGTGCCGTTCGGCGACAAGAACTATTACGCGGCGCGGCCGCAGCTCGCGATCGCCACACCCGCCCGCGTGGGTGGCTCGGCGAATGCCGCGGGGGCGATCGACCTCGATGGATTCTACGGATTGCATCCGTCCCTCGCGTCGTTCAAGCCGATGTGGGATCGCGGGATGCTGTCGCCGATTCATGCGGTGGGCAGTCCGAGTGCGACGCGGTCGCACTTCGACGCGCAGGACTACATGGAAACCGGCACGCCCGATCGTAAGGGCACGACCGACGGGTGGCTCAATCGCTATCTCGCGGTGCAAGGCACGTGCGAGGCGTCGTCGTGCACCCCCGGCTCCGCCCCCGGCTCCGCTTCCGCGCCGTTCCGCGCGGTCGCGATGACGGCGCAGACGCCGCGCATCCTGGAAGGCGCGAGCCCGGTCGTCGCGATGAACTCCATCGACGAATTCTCGATTCGCACCAACGGCGGTGAAGCCCAGCGTCGCATCGAGGCGTTGTATCGCACGGGATCGTCAGACGTGGTGCACGGCAGCGGCAGCGACATGTTCGAGGCCCTCAAGGTGCTGCGCGCCGCCAATCCGCAGCAGTATCGTCCGGCGGCCGGCGTGGAGTATCCGCGCTCACAGTTCGGACAACGTCTCTTGCAGATCGCGCAGCTGATCAAGTCGGGGGTGGGGCTCGAAGTCGCCTTCGCCGACGTGGGCGGCTGGGATACGCATGTTAATCAGGGCGGTGCCCAGGGGCAGCTGGCCGGGCGTCTTGGCGACTTCTCGCAGAGTATCGCCGCGCTGGTCGCCGACCTCGGCGACCGGATGGACGACGTGGTGATTCTCACCTGCTCGGAGTTTGGCCGCACGGTGCGCCAGAACGGTACGGGCGGCACCGATCACGGACACGCAGGCGCGATGTTCGTGATCGGCGGATCGTTGCGGGCACCCAAGAAAGTGCACGGCCGGTGGCCGGGGCTCGCGCCGGAACAGCTCTACGAAGGACGCGACCTCGCCCTCACCACCGACTTCCGTGCGGTGTTCAGCGAGCTCGCGTCGAAGCATCTCGGCGCGGCGCAACTGCCGAAAATCTTCCCCGGCTATGGCGGCTTCGAGAAGGAGTGGCTAGGGGTGTTGTAA
- a CDS encoding type IV pilus modification PilV family protein, whose protein sequence is MTRRARRAARERRGSSIIEVLIAFVLLMVAIGGLLSTSNAVAKQMGGGRRQSIAAAVAQSRLDSLASLSCTNLSQSGVASATRTTRGIQESWVVTQGVNTATVVVTVTIPRQTKPVTYTTIVPCR, encoded by the coding sequence ATGACGCGCCGAGCACGGCGCGCGGCACGCGAACGGCGCGGCTCCTCGATTATCGAGGTGCTGATCGCCTTCGTGCTGCTGATGGTCGCGATCGGTGGACTGCTGTCGACGTCGAACGCCGTGGCCAAGCAAATGGGTGGCGGTCGTCGTCAGTCGATCGCGGCCGCGGTAGCGCAGTCGCGCCTGGATTCGCTGGCGAGTTTGTCGTGCACCAATCTGTCGCAGTCGGGCGTGGCGTCGGCCACGCGCACGACACGCGGCATCCAGGAATCCTGGGTCGTCACGCAGGGCGTAAATACGGCGACCGTCGTCGTCACGGTGACCATTCCCCGGCAGACAAAGCCCGTCACGTATACCACAATCGTGCCCTGCCGATGA
- a CDS encoding elongation factor G gives MSGYEWEGTMREYDSAGIRNIAVVGHGGSGKTSLVDALCFAAGSGKRHGNVRDGTALTDHLPEEIERGYSISLGCAYAEWMDSKINFIDTPGSLDFQGDALAGLAAADGALCVIGGVNGVEVGTERAFSAAVAKQDPVLFVVSMMDKELADFDRIYAQIKERLTTKVVPVEIPIGTGANFRGVINLFTQRAYMYTSGAKGEFVEADVPAECAVRFARYRQELIEAISATDDALLERYLDGGEIDRDTALHGMKDAMARLDLFPLFCASADSMIGVRALLTELVQLMPNAYEMEEIHALTGAEGHHKIQLHAKDDGPFAALVFKTLAEPHVGDVSYFRVLSGRVGSGQDVYNATRDVGEKLGHLSIPCGRERVEVGMLHAGDIGCVTKLRNTHTNDTLSTREHPIRLAAIEFPEPVVQFAVRAAVRSDEEKLQLGLHRLHDEDPTFSVHYNPETHETIVGGMGERHLDVSMAVLRRKFGVQAELAKPRIAFRETLSAKAEGQGRHKKQTGGRGQFGDCWVRLSPMPRGEGYLFDDAIVGGVIPSKYIPAVDRGVQEAAARGVLGGFPLVDFRAELYDGSTHSVDSNEMAFKMAGILAFKAVAPKCRPVLLEPLDLLEITVPDRFLGDVLGDLSGRRGHILGTDSTGSRSVVRAVVPQSELHLYATQLFSLTHGHGQFVRRFNGYEQVPSEATQKIVAEYAKEREAVEA, from the coding sequence ATGTCCGGATACGAGTGGGAGGGGACGATGCGGGAGTACGATAGCGCCGGCATCAGGAACATCGCCGTGGTGGGCCACGGCGGTAGTGGAAAAACCAGCCTCGTAGACGCCCTCTGCTTCGCGGCAGGATCGGGCAAGCGCCACGGCAACGTGCGTGACGGCACTGCACTCACCGACCATCTCCCGGAGGAAATCGAACGGGGGTATTCCATCTCCCTTGGTTGCGCCTACGCCGAATGGATGGACAGTAAGATCAACTTCATCGATACCCCGGGCTCCCTCGACTTTCAGGGTGACGCCCTCGCTGGACTCGCCGCCGCTGACGGCGCCCTCTGCGTCATTGGTGGCGTGAATGGTGTGGAAGTCGGTACCGAGCGCGCTTTCAGCGCCGCGGTGGCCAAGCAGGATCCCGTGCTGTTCGTCGTGTCGATGATGGACAAGGAGCTCGCGGATTTCGATCGCATCTATGCGCAGATCAAGGAGCGTCTCACCACGAAAGTGGTGCCCGTGGAAATCCCCATCGGTACCGGCGCCAATTTTCGCGGCGTGATCAATCTGTTCACGCAGCGCGCGTACATGTACACGAGCGGCGCCAAGGGTGAGTTCGTGGAAGCCGATGTGCCGGCGGAATGCGCCGTGCGGTTCGCGCGCTATCGTCAGGAACTCATCGAGGCCATCAGCGCCACCGACGACGCGTTGCTCGAGCGCTACCTCGACGGTGGTGAGATCGATCGCGACACCGCGTTGCACGGGATGAAGGACGCCATGGCGCGCCTCGACCTGTTCCCGCTGTTCTGCGCGTCGGCCGACAGCATGATCGGCGTGCGTGCGCTGCTCACGGAACTCGTGCAGCTCATGCCCAATGCGTACGAGATGGAAGAGATCCACGCGCTCACCGGCGCCGAGGGGCATCACAAAATTCAGCTGCATGCGAAAGACGACGGCCCGTTCGCCGCGCTGGTGTTCAAGACGCTGGCGGAGCCACACGTTGGCGATGTGAGCTACTTCCGTGTGCTCTCCGGGCGCGTCGGCAGTGGTCAGGACGTGTATAACGCCACGCGTGATGTCGGCGAGAAGCTCGGGCATCTCTCGATTCCCTGCGGACGCGAGCGCGTGGAAGTCGGCATGCTACACGCTGGTGACATCGGCTGCGTAACCAAACTGCGCAACACGCACACCAATGACACGCTCTCGACGCGCGAACATCCGATTCGGCTGGCGGCGATCGAATTCCCCGAGCCGGTTGTACAGTTCGCGGTACGCGCCGCGGTCCGCAGCGACGAGGAGAAACTGCAGCTTGGCCTGCATCGCCTGCACGACGAAGATCCGACCTTCAGCGTGCACTATAATCCCGAGACGCACGAGACGATCGTCGGTGGCATGGGCGAGCGTCACCTCGATGTGTCGATGGCCGTGCTCCGACGCAAATTCGGAGTGCAGGCCGAACTCGCAAAACCGCGCATCGCGTTCCGCGAAACACTCAGTGCCAAGGCCGAAGGCCAGGGGCGGCACAAGAAGCAGACGGGTGGCCGTGGGCAATTCGGCGACTGCTGGGTGCGACTGAGCCCGATGCCGCGCGGCGAAGGCTATCTGTTCGACGATGCCATCGTTGGCGGCGTCATTCCGTCCAAGTACATCCCGGCGGTCGACCGTGGCGTGCAGGAAGCGGCGGCGCGAGGCGTGCTCGGTGGCTTCCCGCTCGTGGACTTCCGCGCCGAGCTCTACGACGGCTCCACCCACTCGGTGGATTCGAACGAAATGGCCTTCAAGATGGCGGGTATTCTCGCCTTCAAAGCGGTCGCCCCGAAATGCCGCCCGGTGCTCCTCGAGCCGCTCGATCTCCTCGAGATCACAGTGCCCGATCGTTTCCTGGGCGATGTGCTCGGCGATCTCTCCGGCCGCCGTGGCCACATTCTCGGCACCGACTCGACCGGCTCTCGCAGTGTCGTGCGCGCCGTCGTACCGCAGTCAGAACTGCATCTGTACGCCACGCAACTGTTCTCGCTCACGCACGGTCACGGACAATTCGTGCGGCGCTTCAACGGCTACGAACAGGTGCCGAGTGAAGCGACGCAGAAGATTGTCGCCGAGTATGCGAAGGAGAGGGAAGCGGTCGAGGCGTGA